In Gossypium raimondii isolate GPD5lz chromosome 12, ASM2569854v1, whole genome shotgun sequence, a single window of DNA contains:
- the LOC105764849 gene encoding ribonuclease TUDOR 1: MAAPAAGRTGWYKGRVKAVPSGDSLVVTAMASNRPGPPPEKTITLASLIAPRLARRGGIDEPFAWESREFLRKLCIGKEVTFRVEYAVPSIGREFGSVYLGDKNVAILVVSQGWAKVREQGQQKGEASPILSELLRLEEQAKQQGVGRWSKVPGAAEASIRDLPPSAIGDPSNLDAMGLLAANKGKPMEGIVEQVRDGSTVRVYLLPDFQFVQVFIAGIQSPSMGRRAVAETVVETDLTSDDQNGDASAEPRAPLTSAQKLSASTVAATEVSPDPFGPEAKHFTEVRCLNRDVRIVLEGVDKFSNLIGSVYYPEGETAKDLALELMENGLAKYVEWSANMMEDDAKRRLKAAELEAKKTRLRIWTNYVPPATSSKAIRDQNFTGKVVEVVSGDCIVVADDSVPYGSPLAERRVNLSSIRCPKIGNPRRDEKPAAYAREAREFLRTRLIGKQVTVEMEYSRKVPMADGAIAAAAPADSRVMDFGSVFLMSPAKGDGDDAPAALPSTAGSQPPGLNVAELVVGRGFGSVIRHRDFEERSNYYDALLAAESRAISGKKGIHSAKDPPVTHIQDLTMAPAKKARDFLHFLLHKRIPAIVEYVLSGHRFKLLIPKETCSIAFSFSGVRCPGRDEPYSDEAIAVMRRKIMQRDVEIEVETVDRTGTFLGSLWESRTNMAVTLVEAGLAKLQTSFGADRIPDAHLLEQAEQSAKRQKLKIWENYVEGEEVSNGSAPVENKQKELLEVVITEVLNGGKFYVQTVGDQRVSSIQKQLASLNIQEAPVIGAFNPKKGDAVLAQFSMDNSWNRALIVNAPRGGVQSSNDRFEVFYLDYGNQELVPYNQLRPIDASLSATPGLAQLCSLAFLKVPSLDDELGTEAAQFLSEQTLGSSLQFKAVIEERDTSGGKVKGQGTGTCLVVTLFTEDPEDSINAAMLKDGLARLEKRKKWESKERKLMLNKLEECQEEAKTGRRGMWQYGDVESDDEDLFPPVAAKKTGGRR, from the exons ATGGCGGCACCAGCAGCTGGGAGAACGGGATGGTACAAAGGGAGAGTCAAAGCAGTTCCATCGGGGGATTCCTTGGTGGTAACGGCGATGGCCAGTAACAGACCTGGACCTCCACCCGAGAAGACCATTACCCTGGCATCTCTCATTGCTCCCAGACTG GCACGTAGAGGCGGTATTGATGAGCCATTTGCCTGGGAGAGCAGAGAATTTTTGAGGAAGCTCTGCATAGGGAAG GAAGTCACTTTCAGAGTTGAATATGCTGTACCGAGCATAGGTCGAGAATTTGGCTCAGTTTACCTCGGTGACAAAAATGTTGCAATTTTGGTTGTCTCTCAAGGCTGGGCAAAG GTCAGGGAGCAAGGACAGCAGAAAGGCGAAGCAAGCCCTATTCTTTCTGAACTGCTACGTCTTGAGGAACAGGCCAAACAACAAGGTGTGGGTCGATGGAGCAAG GTGCCTGGTGCTGCTGAGGCTTCTATCCGGGATTTACCTCCATCTGCTATTGGTGACCCTAGTAACTTGGATGCCATGGGTCTTCTGGCTGCAAATAAGGGTAAGCCAATGGAAGGTATTGTGGAGCAGGTTCGTGATGGTAGTACTGTTCGAGTCTATCTGCTCCCAGATTTTCAGTTTGTGCAAGTGTTTATTGCTGGTATTCAG TCCCCTTCAATGGGTAGAAGGGCTGTTGCAGAAACTGTTGTTGAAACGGATTTGACCTCTGATGATCAAAATGGAGATGCTTCAGCTGAGCCACGGGCTCCCTTAACATCTGCACAGAAGCTTTCTGCGTCTACAGTTGCTGCTACTGAAGTGTCCCCAGATCCATTTGGGCCAGAAGCTAAACATTTTACAGAAGTTCGCTGCTTGAATAGAGAT GTCCGCATTGTTCTTGAAGGTGTTGACAAATTTAGCAATTTGATTGGATCAGTTTATTATCCTGAAGGTGAAACTGCGAAGGACCTTGCATTGGAGCTTATGGAAAAT GGTCTAGCAAAATATGTTGAATGGAGTGCTAATATGATGGAAGATGATGCCAAACGGCGGTTGAAGGCTGCAGAGCTTGAAGCCAAGAAGACTCGGCTAAGGATCTGGACAAATTATGTACCCCCAGCTACAAGCTCAAAGGCAATCCGTGACCAAAACTTCACAGGAAAG GTTGTGGAGGTTGTTAGCGGGGACTGCATTGTTGTGGCTGATGATTCTGTCCCATATGGCAGTCCTCTTGCAGAGCGCCGAGTCAATCTTTCAAGCATTAGGTGTCCAAAAATTGGCAATCCTCGTAGAGATGAAAAGCCGGCTGCTTATGCCCGGGAAGCAAGAGAGTTTTTGAGAACACGCCTTATTGGAAAACAG GTGACTGTAGAAATGGAATATTCAAGGAAGGTTCCCATGGCAGATGGTGCTATAGCTGCTGCTGCACCTGCAGATTCAAGGGTAATGGATTTCGGCTCAGTCTTCCTAATGTCTCCTGCTAAGGGTGATGGTGATGATGCTCCTGCCGCACTCCCATCCACAGCTGGTAGTCAGCCACCTGGCTTGAATGTTGCAGAGTTGGTGGTTGGACGTGGCTTTGGCTCAGTGATAAGACATAGGGATTTTGAGGAAAGATCAAACTATTATGATGCCCTTTTGGCAGCTGAATCACGTGCGATTTCTGGGAAGAAAGGAATCCATTCTGCCAAGGATCCTCCAGTCACGCACATACAAGACCTCACAATG GCACCAGCCAAGAAAGCTAGAGATTTCTTGCATTTCCTGCTTCACAAGAGGATACCAGCTATTGTGGAATATGTCCTAAGCGGTCATCGTTTTAAGTTGTTGATCCCTAAGGAAACTTGTAGCATTGCCTTCTCATTTTCTGGTGTCAGATGTCCTGGTCGCGATGAACCATATTCAGATGAAGCCATAGCAGTAATGAGACGGAAGATCATGCAGAGAGATGTGGAG ATTGAAGTGGAAACTGTCGATAGAACTGGAACATTTTTGGGGTCTTTGTGGGAGTCCAGAACCAATATGGCTGTGACACTAGTTGAAGCTGGCCTGGCAAAGCTACAAACTTCATTTGGTGCTGACAGGATTCCTGATGCTCATCTTCTCGAACAGGCTGAACAATCCGCCAAGAGGCAGAAACTGAAA ATTTGGGAGAACTATGTTGAAGGGGAGGAAGTTTCCAATGGATCCGCCCCTGTAGAGAACAAACAAAAGGAATTGCTGGAG GTTGTTATTACTGAAGTATTGAACGGTGGAAAATTTTACGTCCAAACAGTTGGAGATCAGAGAGTATCTTCTATTCAGAAACAGCTTGCATCTTTAAATATCCAAGAGGCTCCTGTGATTGGTGCTTTTAATCCTAAGAAGGGCGACGCTGTCCTTGCTCAGTTTAGCATGGATAACTCATGGAACCGTGCACTG ATTGTCAATGCACCTCGAGGAGGAGTTCAGTCTTCAAATGACAGGTTTGAAGTGTTTTATCTCGATTATGGAAACCAAGAGTTGGTTCCCTACAATCAATTACGGCCTATTGATGCTTCATTATCAGCAACACCCGGGCTTGCTCAGTTATGCAGTCTTGCATTTTTGAAAGTTCCAAGCCTCGATGATGAATTGGGTACTGAGGCTGCCCAGTTTTTGAGTGAGCAGACATTAGGAAGTTCACTGCAATTCAAGGCAGTGATAGAGGAAAGGGATACCTCTGGGGGAAAAGTCAAGGGGCAGGGAACTGGTACTTGTCTCGTTGTAACCCTCTTTACCGAGGACCCGGAGGATAGCATCAATGCAGCAATGCTGAAG GACGGTCTTGCTAGGTTGGAGAAGAGGAAGAAATGGGAATCGAAGGAGAGAAAATTGATGCTTAATAAATTGGAAGAGTGTCAGGAGGAAGCGAAAACTGGTCGGCGTGGAATGTGGCAGTATGGAGATGTGGAGTCGGATGATGAGGATTTATTTCCGCCAGTTGCGGCTAAGAAAACCGGAGGTCGGCGTTAg